AGTCCATCCGCGAAACGGCCTGTCTTCCTGATTGTCGGGCTGTTCGTGTCCCTGCTGATGACCGGGCTTGTCTGGGCCGCGATATTCTTTGTGCGCGGACGGCTCAAGGTCCGCGAGGAGTATCGGTATCTGGTGGAGAACGCCAAGAGCGTGATCCTGCGCATCGATCTGGAGGGGGGGATAACCTTCTGCAACGAATACGCCTCGGAGTTCTTCGGCCATAGGCATGGCTCGCTGATCGGCAGGCACATCATCGGCACCCTGATCCCGGAAAAGACCCCGGACGGGGAGAGCATGAAGCGGTACATCAACCGGCTTCTTCGCAATCCTTCGGCCCATCCGTTCAACGAGACCCTGTGCACCCGGAAGAACGGGGAGCTTGTCTGGGTGGCCTGGGCCAACCGGGCCGTGAACGATGCGGACGGCAACATGGTGGAGCTGCTTTCCGTGGGTACGGACATCACGGACCGGCGGATCATGGAGGAGGCCCTGCGCAGCAGCGCCCGCCAGTACCGCATGCTTGCCGAGAACATCACGGACGTGATCTGGGGGCTGGACCCGGAATTCAACGTCACCTACATCAGCCCGTCCGACGAGCAGCTGCGAGGCTTCGTCCGTTCCGAAGTGCTGGGCAGGCCCGTGTTCGACTTCATGGCCCCGGTATCGGCCCGGGCGTTCAGGGCCGTGCTCGAGGATATTTCCGCTGCACATCCGTCCGGGCGCGTTCCGGCGCGGACTCTGGACATGGAGATGCTCTGTCGCGACGGAGCCACGGTCTGGGTGGAGACCCGGGTTGTGGCCCTGCGCAACGAGTCCGGCGATCTCGTGGGGGTTCAGGGAGTGAGTCGGGACATCACCGACCGCAAGCTGGCCGAGGAACTGCGTGAGGACGTGGAGCGCATCACCCGGCACGATCTCAAGGCCCCGCTCGGCGCAGTGCTCGGTCTGCCCGGGGAAATCCGGCAGGCAGGTCCGCTGAGCGCGGCTCAGGACGCCATGCTTGCCACCATCGAGGGCGCCGGGCAGGACATGATGCAGCTCATCACCGGGTCGCTCGATCTCTACAAGATGGAACGGGGCACGTACGGGCTGCGTCCCGCGCCAGTGGATGCGCTCAGGGTGCTGGACCGCATCGTGAACGAGAACCGGGCCGTGATTCGCGCCAAGGGCGTGAACGTGGGCATGGATGTGGTCACGGGCGGCGATTCCTTTCCCGTGATCGCCGAGGAGCGGCTGTTTCGGTCCATGCTTGCCAACCTGATGCTCAACGCGCTCACTGCGTCGCCCGAGGGCGGCACCCTGAGCGTGGAGCTGGCGCAGGGGGACGACATTGCCATCACCATCCGCAATCAGGGCGAGGTGCCTGCCGACCTGCGCGAAACCTTTTTCGACAAGTATTCCCGTGCGCCCTGGTCCCACGGGATCGGGCTGGGCACGTATTCGGCCCGGCTCATCGCCAGAACGCACGGCGGTGATATCGGCGTGGACACCTCGGTGCCGGGGGAAACGTCCGTGACAGTGACCCTTCCGCTCATGCCGCCTTCGGACTAGCTTTCCCCGCAGGAAAAAGGAAAACGGCCCTGTGCAGTGGTGCGCAGGGCCGTTTTTTCGTCATTGGGCAAAAGGCGGCTACAGGGCCCAGCCTTCGCCGTGCGGACCGCAGGACAGCACGCGGCAGCCTTTGGCCGTGATGGCGATGTCGTGCTCGAAATGCGCGGAGGGCTTGCCGTCGCGCGTGCAGATGGTCCAGTGGTCGGACAGGCGCACAATGTTGCGCTTGCCCGCGTTGACCATGGGTTCCACGGCCAGAACCATGCCTTCGTGCAGGCGGAAGTCGGGCAGGCCGCGGGTATGGTAGTTGGGCACGGCGGGTTCTTCCCACATTTCCGTACCGATGCCGTGCCCCACGAGTTCCTCGACCACGGAGAATCCGTTGTGACGGGCATGGGAAGCCATGTTCCGGGCAATGGTGCTCCACATCACACCGGGCTTCATTTCCCGGATGGCGATGCGCAGGCATTCCTCGGTCACCTTGAGCAGCTTTGCCTTTTCCTCGTCCACTTCGTCCACGGCGTGGGAGCAGGCGCAGTCCGCGCACCAGCCGTTGAGCCGCAGCCCGATGTCCAGGGAAACGAGGTCGCCCTTTTCCAGCGGTCTGTCATTGGGAATGCCGTGCACGATCTGTTCGTTCACGGATGCGCACACCGCGGCCGGAAACGGGGTGATGTCTCCTGGCACGCCCTTGAAGAGCGGCTCCGCGTTGTGTCCTTCGATGAAATCTTCCACTGCCTGATTGATCTGCGCGGTGCTCACGCCCGGCTCGACCATTTCCCGCGCAACCTGATGGGTTTCCCACAGCAGCTTGCCGGCTTCGCGCATGAGCGCGATCTGATCCTTGTTTTTTATGGTCATTCCAGCTCTCCGGAGCGGTTTGATGGTGTCATGAACAGGTATCCGCCCTGTTTCTGCACGTCCGTACTAGTCCCGCAGCCAAGGCGTGTCAAACCATTCCAGGGTTTGACTTGAAAGCGCAAGGGAGGATTTCAGGTCCGCATCTCCGGTTGAGCAAGTGTGCGGATAAGGATATGTTGCTTCCCTCATGTCGAAAAATATGCAAGCAGTTTCCGCGGAAGACAGAACCGATCTGACCGCGCGTCCCATTCCCGAACTGGTCCGGCAGGTGGCACTTCCGGCCAGCGTGGGATATTTTTTTCACACCATGTACAATGTGGTGGATACCTGGTGGGCCGGGCGGATTCACACCGAAGCCGTGGCCGCGCTGGCATTGGCCCTGCCCGTGATCTTCATGATCACGTCCGTGGGCAGCGGCATTGCCACCGGCTCCACCGCGCTCATGGGCACGGCTCTCGGCGCGAAGGACAGGGAGCAGGCTTCGCTCGTGGCCGTGCAGACCATGAGTTTCGGGCTGGTGACCAGCGTTCTGCTGGCATGGCTCGGCCTGACCTTTTCCCCGGACATCTTCCGGTTTCTCGGAGCCGAAGGCCAGTATCTGGAAACCTGTCTGGCCTACATGAATCCCTTGTTCGCCTGCTGCGCCACCATCCTGTTCATCTATCTGTTCAATGCCGTGCTTCAGTCCCGTGGCGACACCAGGAGCTTTCGCAACATGCTGATTCTCGGCGCATTGCTCAACGTGGCGCTGGACCCGTGGTTCATTCACGGCGGGTTCGGACTCCCGGCCATGGGCATTGCGGGCGTGGCATGGTCCACGGTGCTCATTCAGGCCGTGGGCTGCGTGTATCTCGGGATCAAGGCGCGTCGCACCGGGCTGCTGTGCACGAACAGGGGCCGCAACCTGATTCCCCATCCCCGGCTCTATGCCGAGATTGCGCGACAGGGCTTTCCGGCCAGCCTGAATTTCATCACCATGGCGCTGGGCGTGATCGTGATTCTCCGCTTCATCAGCGATTTCGGGGCCGAGGCTTCGGCCGCCTACGGCGTGGCAACGCGCATCGAGCAGATCGTGCTCCTGCCCACCATCGGCCTGAACGTGGCCGCCCTGACCATCACGGCCCAGAATTTCGGGGCCTGCCACATGGAACGCGTGCGCGAGCTGTTTTTCACCAATCTCAAGTACGGGGCGTGGCTGCTACTGCCCTGTGCCCTGCCCGTGTTCCTGCTGGCCGAACCGCTCATGGCCACGTTCACGGACAGTGCCCGGGTCACGGCCATCGGCGCGCAATACCTGCGCATCGCCGCGTTCGTGCTCTATGCCTACGTGATCATTTTCGTGTCCACATCCGCGTTGCAGGGCATGAAGCGGCCCATGTTCGCCATCTGGATGGGCGTGTCCCGCCAGATCATTGCGCCGGGCCTGCTTTTCTACTTCTTTACCAAGGTGCTGGGATTCGGCCTGCTGGCCGTGTGGTGGTCCATTGCCATCGTGGTCTGGGCTTCGGCTTTCGTGGCCTTCTGGTACGCGCGTCGCACCTTTTACCGCATCGAATGCGGCGAGGATTTCTAGCGCGGCTTCTGCTGTTGCAGACAGGTGCAGCTGGGGAAGAATCCGTACCGGGCATAGAAGTCGAACGTTTCCTCGTTGCCTGCAACCACGGTGATGCTTTTCGTCGTGGCTCCGGCTTTCTCCAGCCAGTTCAGGGCGCGGGTCATGAGTTCGTGCCCCAGACCGCGCTTTCGGGCTTCGGGATGCACGAACAGGGATGCCACCTCGCCCGAGCCGTCGTTTCCGAGTACGACCACGCAATAGCCCTCATCCCGGCCGGTTGTCGTGTTGCGGGCCATCCACAGACGCAATTTCCCGTTTCCCGCCTGCTTCAGGAGGTGTTGCCTGCGCGTGGCAAACGCCAATTGTTCGAAGCGTTCGCGAAAGCGTGTGGACCTCTCGGCGTGATGCCGATTCAGCATTTCCCATAACGGCTGGATGCGATCCAGTGCCTCGGCTCCGTATTCCTCGTATTCGATCATGGTTCCTCCGAAAAAAAGGGCCGTCGATTTCTCGGCGGCCCTTGTTGATTCCGTGATGCGTCACGCTGCTAGAACGTGACCTTGCGCGCGGCATCCAGCGTGCGTTCCAGATCTTCGTCCGAGTGGGCAAAGGACGTGAACGTGCATTCGAATCCGGCCGGGGCCAGATTGATGCCCTGATCGCGCATCTGGTTCCAGAATTTCGCGTAGGCGTCGCAATCCGTGGTGCTGGTGTCGTTCATGTTGCGGATCGGCCTGTCCGTGAAATACATGGTGAAGGCCGAGGCCATGTGCTGGAGCGTGATGGGCTGGCCCTTGCCCCGCAGGATGTCGCAGAGTTCGGCCGTGAACTTCGTGGTGCGGGCTTCCAGCGCGTCGTAGTCGCATTCCTTGAGCCGCTTGAGCGTGGCCACGCCCGCAGCCATGGCCACCGGATTGCCGGACAGGGTTCCGGCCTGGAACACGCCGCCGCACGGGGCCATGTGTTCCATGATCTCCCGCTTGCCGCCGTAGCAGCCCACCGGGAAACCGCCGCCGATGATCTTGCCCATGGTGGTCAGGTCCGGGGTGATGCCGAACCGTGCCTGTGCGCCGCCAAGGGACATGCGGAAGCCGGTGATGACCTCGTCGAAGATCAGCAGGGCGCCGTACTGGGTGCACAGGTCGCGCAATCCCTGCAGAAATCCGGGCTGGGGCAGAACCAGTCCCATGTTGCCGGCCACCGGCTCCACGATCACGCAGGCGATCTGGTCGCCCACGGTTTCGAAGTGCTCGCGCACCTTGTCCAAATCATTGTAATGGGCCAGTAGGGTGTGCCGCACGATGTCCTCGGGCACGCCCGGGGTGCCGGGCACGGCCTGGGCAGCGGAACCGGCGGCAGCCAGAAATGCGTCATTGTGGCCGTGGTAGTTGCCGATGAACTTGACGACCTTGTCCCGGCCCGTGTAGCCGCGCGCCAGACGCAGGGCCGACATGGTGGCCTCGGTGCCCGAGGAGACCATGCGCATCATCTCGATGGACGGGACGATCTCGGCAATGAGTTCGGCCAGCTCGACCTCGCCCGCGCAGGGTGCGCCGTAGCTGGAGCCGAGGTCCACGGCCTTGTGCGCGGCCTCGTTCACGCTCGGTTCGCAGTGGCCCAGAAGCTGGGGCCCCCAGCTCAGGACGTAGTCGATGTATTTGCGGCCTTCCACGTCCCAGATGTACGCGCCCTGGGCGCGTTCGATGAAGACGGGGTCGCTGTTCACGTAGCGGCAGGCCCGGAGCGGGCTGTTCACGCCGCCGGGCATCAGGGTCTGTGCCTTGGCATACAGGGTCTTGGAATCCATGCTAATCCTCTTTGTATTTGAAATAGACCATTGAGGTTTTCTTGAGTTCCTTGAGGGAGCGCAACGTGCAGTGATCCGAAATGCCGGTTTCCCGTTCCAGTTCGGCCACCACTTCCCGGACATGGGTTTCATGCTCGCCGTGGATCATGGTGTACAGATTGTAGGTCCACTCCGGATAGGTGCGCCGGATGTAGCAGTGGCTCACCTCGGGCCGGGCCGCGCAGATTTCGCCGACCTCGTTCGCCCGTTCGTCCGGAACGCGCCACGCCACCATGGCGTTGTGGCCGTAGCCCGCCTTCTGGTGCCGGAGCGTCGCGCCGAACCTGCGGATCACGCCCGTGTCCTTGAGTCCCCGGATCAGGTCGATCACGGTCTGCTCGTCCACGCCGCACAACTCGGCAATGTCGCGGAACGGATGGGGGGAATCCGGAAGATCACCCCCGGCCAGGGCCAGAATGTTCGATTCGGTCTCGGTGAATTGCATAGCCATGGAAAAGCTCTTTACCCCCTCCCGTCCCCATACGCAACCGCCCGGGCTGGTTCGGGACGGCGATCTGCTGCGTTGCTGCGGAAACGGCAGACTCTCGCGTATTGAATATGCGCGTCGATCCTGCCGTTTTCTTGCGCCTTGCATCTCCCCATCCCGAACCAGCCCGGGAGGTGGGACGGCGATCTGCTGTGTTGCTGCGGAAACGGCAGACTCTCGCGTATTGAATATACGCGTCGATCCTGCCGTTTCCTTGCGCCTTGCATCTCACCATCCCGAACCAGCCCGGGAGGTAGGACGGCGATCTGCTGCGTTGCTGCGGAAACGGCAGACTCTTGCGTATTGAATATGCGCGTCGATCCTGCCGTTTCCTTGCGCCTTGCATCTCACCCTCCCGAACCAGCCCGGGAGGTGGGACGGCGATCTGCTGTGTTGCTGCGGAAACGGAAAATTCTCGTGTATCGGGCATACGCGTTGGTTTTGATTCCTTTTGGGGGTTTTGCCTTTCATCCTTTCGAGATATTTCGGGGTGATTATCTGCTGTGCGTGCGGGCTTGCCACCCGCCATGCTCCCGGCTATGCTTCGGGGTCAATTGCAGAAAAGGAGTTCTTGATGAAAATCAGCGTGCTGGGCGCAGGGGCATGGGGCACCGCCCTTGCCGACATGCTGGCCCGCAAGGGCACGGAAACCGTGCTCTGGGGCCGCGATGCCCGAACCGTGGAAAGCGTGAATCGCTACCATGAAAACACGTCCCGGCTGCCGGGCGTTTCGCTCTGTCCGGATCTGCGGGCCGAGTCCGATCCCGAGGTCTCCCTGAGTGGGAGCGACGTGATACTGTGCGCGATTCCGACCCAGCACATGCGTCGTGCGTTGGAGTCGTTCCGCGAATTTCTGCCCCAGAACCCCGTGCTGGTGTGCGCCAGCAAGGGTATCGAGCTGGAATCCCTTGCCCCCATGTCCCGTGTGGTGGCCGAGGCTCTGGACGGCCTGCATCCGCGTTATGCCATGCTGTCCGGTCCGTCCTTTGCCGCCGAAGTGGCGCGCGGTTTGCCCACGTCGGTTTCCCTTGGCTGCGAGGATCACGCACTTGGGCATCGGCTTCAGGCCGAGTTGTCCGCAGATCGTTTCCGCGTGTATTTCACTCCGGATTTTCGGGGCGTGGAACTGGGCGGGGCAGTCAAGAACGTCATTGCCATTGCCGCAGGGATTGCCGACGGTCTGGACTTCGGGCACGACGCCCGGGCTGCGCTCATCACGCGCGGCTTGTCCGAGATGAGCCGTCTTGGTCAGGCCATGGGCGCGCAGCAGTCCACGTTCATGGGCCTTTCCGGCATGGGCGACCTTGTCCTGACCTGCACCGGCGACCTGTCCCGCAACCGGCAGGTGGGGCTGAAGCTCGGGCGCGGCATGTCCCTTTCGCAGGCCGTGGACGAGATGGGAGCCGTGGCCGAGGGCGTGAAAACCACCCGGTCCCTGTACGAACTCGCGAAAAAGCTGGATGTGGAATTGCCCATTACCGAGCAGGCGTATAGGATATTGTACAAGGACAAGGACCCGGCCCGTGCCGTCATGGACCTCATGGGTCGCAGCCTCAAGGACGAGTAACCGCAACGCATCGGAGTTCCCATGCTCAAGCCTCTGGTACTGGCCGTCTTCTGCTGTCTTCTTCTGGCCCTCGCCGCGTGCTCCAAGCCGTGGTACAATGAACGGTACCGGGGCGACAAACCCGCCATGGAGCGGTCGTTCGACCGGGACAGTACCGAGTGCGAGCGCGTGTCCGGCGAGGAATTTCCTTTGGACCGCACCCGGCAGATTCAGCGCTACAAGGAGTGCATGATCTCCAAGGGATGGTACGAGCGAGACGCCACCATTCCGCTCAAGCGCCGCAACTAGGGCCACGATTTCGAACACGTCGTCTTTTTCGGGGGAGGCCATGCAGGATCGTCCCATACTGGTTCTCGGGTCCACGGGCTATGTGGGCGGCAGACTGGTGCCGCTGCTTCTGGAAAAGGGCTTCACGGTCCGTGCGGCCAGCCGGTCCGTGGACAAGGTCAGGGCGCGTCCGTGGGGAAAACATCCGGGCGTGCAGCCCGTGGCCGTGGACATGCATGATCCGGACAGTCTGGTCCGGGCCTGTGACGGGTGTTTCGCTGCGTTCTATCTGGTGCATTCCATGGCCGGTCCTGCCCGCGACTTTGCGGAAATGGAGCGCGATGCGGCCTACAACATGGTGTCCGCGGTCAACGCCACGGGGGTGGAGCGGGTCATCTATCTCGGCGGCCTTGGCGAGGATCGGGACGATGTGCCCCTGAG
Above is a window of Pseudodesulfovibrio tunisiensis DNA encoding:
- a CDS encoding PAS domain S-box protein yields the protein MKRYVYIIPVLVAAALAFAVFSADDILKQSDRQSQRLAVYHALSSLQSGLENAISSKVLLLKAVQAYVANNPELTQDEFATLSRALLADTSGVRYLELARNNSISHVYPDTDRDMVLGLRLFEDLPQPFRATARKALDAGQVRITAPYRLIEGGSAIIALAPVMLSGRDASGLRTHWGFAAVLIDDKALFRQAGLMDTSPGLLLGLRGPGNDADDTVLLTGEDVFRMSPVVTNIRIPGGSWQLAAVPRTGWSPSAKRPVFLIVGLFVSLLMTGLVWAAIFFVRGRLKVREEYRYLVENAKSVILRIDLEGGITFCNEYASEFFGHRHGSLIGRHIIGTLIPEKTPDGESMKRYINRLLRNPSAHPFNETLCTRKNGELVWVAWANRAVNDADGNMVELLSVGTDITDRRIMEEALRSSARQYRMLAENITDVIWGLDPEFNVTYISPSDEQLRGFVRSEVLGRPVFDFMAPVSARAFRAVLEDISAAHPSGRVPARTLDMEMLCRDGATVWVETRVVALRNESGDLVGVQGVSRDITDRKLAEELREDVERITRHDLKAPLGAVLGLPGEIRQAGPLSAAQDAMLATIEGAGQDMMQLITGSLDLYKMERGTYGLRPAPVDALRVLDRIVNENRAVIRAKGVNVGMDVVTGGDSFPVIAEERLFRSMLANLMLNALTASPEGGTLSVELAQGDDIAITIRNQGEVPADLRETFFDKYSRAPWSHGIGLGTYSARLIARTHGGDIGVDTSVPGETSVTVTLPLMPPSD
- the map gene encoding type I methionyl aminopeptidase, with the protein product MTIKNKDQIALMREAGKLLWETHQVAREMVEPGVSTAQINQAVEDFIEGHNAEPLFKGVPGDITPFPAAVCASVNEQIVHGIPNDRPLEKGDLVSLDIGLRLNGWCADCACSHAVDEVDEEKAKLLKVTEECLRIAIREMKPGVMWSTIARNMASHARHNGFSVVEELVGHGIGTEMWEEPAVPNYHTRGLPDFRLHEGMVLAVEPMVNAGKRNIVRLSDHWTICTRDGKPSAHFEHDIAITAKGCRVLSCGPHGEGWAL
- a CDS encoding MATE family efflux transporter — its product is MQAVSAEDRTDLTARPIPELVRQVALPASVGYFFHTMYNVVDTWWAGRIHTEAVAALALALPVIFMITSVGSGIATGSTALMGTALGAKDREQASLVAVQTMSFGLVTSVLLAWLGLTFSPDIFRFLGAEGQYLETCLAYMNPLFACCATILFIYLFNAVLQSRGDTRSFRNMLILGALLNVALDPWFIHGGFGLPAMGIAGVAWSTVLIQAVGCVYLGIKARRTGLLCTNRGRNLIPHPRLYAEIARQGFPASLNFITMALGVIVILRFISDFGAEASAAYGVATRIEQIVLLPTIGLNVAALTITAQNFGACHMERVRELFFTNLKYGAWLLLPCALPVFLLAEPLMATFTDSARVTAIGAQYLRIAAFVLYAYVIIFVSTSALQGMKRPMFAIWMGVSRQIIAPGLLFYFFTKVLGFGLLAVWWSIAIVVWASAFVAFWYARRTFYRIECGEDF
- a CDS encoding GNAT family N-acetyltransferase, encoding MIEYEEYGAEALDRIQPLWEMLNRHHAERSTRFRERFEQLAFATRRQHLLKQAGNGKLRLWMARNTTTGRDEGYCVVVLGNDGSGEVASLFVHPEARKRGLGHELMTRALNWLEKAGATTKSITVVAGNEETFDFYARYGFFPSCTCLQQQKPR
- the hemL gene encoding glutamate-1-semialdehyde 2,1-aminomutase, with protein sequence MDSKTLYAKAQTLMPGGVNSPLRACRYVNSDPVFIERAQGAYIWDVEGRKYIDYVLSWGPQLLGHCEPSVNEAAHKAVDLGSSYGAPCAGEVELAELIAEIVPSIEMMRMVSSGTEATMSALRLARGYTGRDKVVKFIGNYHGHNDAFLAAAGSAAQAVPGTPGVPEDIVRHTLLAHYNDLDKVREHFETVGDQIACVIVEPVAGNMGLVLPQPGFLQGLRDLCTQYGALLIFDEVITGFRMSLGGAQARFGITPDLTTMGKIIGGGFPVGCYGGKREIMEHMAPCGGVFQAGTLSGNPVAMAAGVATLKRLKECDYDALEARTTKFTAELCDILRGKGQPITLQHMASAFTMYFTDRPIRNMNDTSTTDCDAYAKFWNQMRDQGINLAPAGFECTFTSFAHSDEDLERTLDAARKVTF
- a CDS encoding Lrp/AsnC family transcriptional regulator; this translates as MAMQFTETESNILALAGGDLPDSPHPFRDIAELCGVDEQTVIDLIRGLKDTGVIRRFGATLRHQKAGYGHNAMVAWRVPDERANEVGEICAARPEVSHCYIRRTYPEWTYNLYTMIHGEHETHVREVVAELERETGISDHCTLRSLKELKKTSMVYFKYKED
- a CDS encoding NAD(P)H-dependent glycerol-3-phosphate dehydrogenase, translating into MKISVLGAGAWGTALADMLARKGTETVLWGRDARTVESVNRYHENTSRLPGVSLCPDLRAESDPEVSLSGSDVILCAIPTQHMRRALESFREFLPQNPVLVCASKGIELESLAPMSRVVAEALDGLHPRYAMLSGPSFAAEVARGLPTSVSLGCEDHALGHRLQAELSADRFRVYFTPDFRGVELGGAVKNVIAIAAGIADGLDFGHDARAALITRGLSEMSRLGQAMGAQQSTFMGLSGMGDLVLTCTGDLSRNRQVGLKLGRGMSLSQAVDEMGAVAEGVKTTRSLYELAKKLDVELPITEQAYRILYKDKDPARAVMDLMGRSLKDE